Below is a genomic region from Rhodoligotrophos appendicifer.
CAGCCGTACCATCTCCAACGCCCGCTTCACCTTTGTGGCAATGACAGAGGCTTCGACCTTTCGATACTTCAGACCGAACGCGATGTTATCGAACACGCTCTTATGGGGAAACAATGCGTAGTTCTGGAACACCAATCCGATATTCCGCTTATGGATGGGGACGTCGTTAATGCGTCGGCCCGCCACGATGATCTCTCCTCCCGTCGGATGGACGAGGCCAGCAATCGAGCGCAGGATCGTGGTCTTTCCACAGCCCGAGGGGCCGAGAAGAGTGACGAATGACCCTTTCGGAATGCTCAGCGAGACGTCCTTCACCGCGATGAAGGACCCATAAGCCAAGGAGACGTTGTTCAGCTGAACTGCGACGTCGGACATGCGATCTCTATTCTTGCATTCTCAAGGAATGAGGGGGTCGGTCGGGCCGACCCCCTCCCAATCACGCACCCTTCTGGATGCGATCCCACTGCTTGGTCCACTCGTCCAAATGTTCACCCCAATAGATCGGATCGGCGAAGGTGAGGGATTCCATTTTGCCCGTTGGGTCGTAGGCCGGCAGCTTCTCGATCTTCTCGGTCATCTTGACCTTGTTGGGATCGAGCGAGGACGGATAGTTCTGCCCTTCGGCAACCGCGATCGCCGTTGCCGGCTCGAGCATGAAGTTGATGAGCTCTTCGCATTCCGCCATGGGCGAGCCCTTGAGCACCAGCATATCTTCCATCCAGGCGTAGGATCCGGGAGGGTCGAGATAGGCGATTGGCGCGCCCTGCTGCTGTAGGGATGCAACGCGACCCGACCAGGCGTCTGTGACCACGATTTCTTCCTTCGACAGGAGGTCCATGAGTTCCGCGCCGGAGCCCCAATACTTCTTCACCATTCCGACCTGCTCGCGCAGCTTTGCCCAGACCGCATCGATATCCTTGATGTCGTTCGGATTCTGCCCCGTCTGCAGAGCCGCATACCAGACCCGCGTATTCATCTCGCCATACCCGCCGATCTTGCCCGCGTATTTCGGGTCATTGAGCAGGTTGGCGCCCTTTTCCTTCGCCTCTGCTTCCGAAATGACCTTCGTATTGTAGGCGATGCCGGTCGTGCCGTAATCATACGGAACAGCCGACAGCTTCGGCGTGATCTTCTCGAATGGCGTGATCATCGCTTGAATCACATTGACCATGTTCGGGATTTTGGACGTATCGATCTCCGAATTGAATCCGGCGTCCACATAGCGTTTGTAATATTCGACGCCTGATGAGTGGATGACTTGATATTCGCCGGGTGTCGAAGCGCGCA
It encodes:
- a CDS encoding extracellular solute-binding protein, with the translated sequence MKISTTKRLERLHDRYMNGGMDRRTFLSLTAAAGVAAGVSTRWMGPAVAAAKDIRFDGWGGTVQEALDKYAFKPYTAKTGINVVQGTFGDESEIITKVRASTPGEYQVIHSSGVEYYKRYVDAGFNSEIDTSKIPNMVNVIQAMITPFEKITPKLSAVPYDYGTTGIAYNTKVISEAEAKEKGANLLNDPKYAGKIGGYGEMNTRVWYAALQTGQNPNDIKDIDAVWAKLREQVGMVKKYWGSGAELMDLLSKEEIVVTDAWSGRVASLQQQGAPIAYLDPPGSYAWMEDMLVLKGSPMAECEELINFMLEPATAIAVAEGQNYPSSLDPNKVKMTEKIEKLPAYDPTGKMESLTFADPIYWGEHLDEWTKQWDRIQKGA